The following proteins are encoded in a genomic region of Sparus aurata chromosome 11, fSpaAur1.1, whole genome shotgun sequence:
- the LOC115591500 gene encoding phospholipase A2 inhibitor and Ly6/PLAUR domain-containing protein-like has translation MKLILSLTLIWALSSTAGALVCETCTDTQCSSQAPVTCTSETMCVTANIQANSSGVTVPQIFKGCASSSVCLAPGSQTFSVNLGASSAVTSAQCCNTDNCNTATLDPPATPTANTLQCNSCTNQLCNTPITCRGNEDRCFQASCESLRYST, from the exons ATGAAGCTGATCCTTTCTCTGACTCTCATCTGGGCTCTCTCCAGCACAG CTGGAGCACTTGTGTGTGAAACTTGCACCGATACACAGTGTTCAAGCCAGGCGCCTGTGACATGCACTTCAGAGACGATGTGTGTAACAGCTAATATTCAAG CCAATTCATCTGGAGTGACAGTGCCACAGATCTTCAAGGGATGTGCATCTTCCTCAGTGTGTCTAGCACCAGGCTCTCAGACATTTTCAGTCAACTTGGGTGCTTCCAGTGCAGTCACATCTGCTCAGTGCTGCAACACAGATAACTGCAACACAGCAACTTTAGATC CTCCTGCGACTCCGACAGCCAACACCCTACAGTGTAACTCTTGTACCAACCAACTTTGCAACACTCCGATAACATGCAGGGGAAATGAGGACCGATGCTTTCAAGCGAGTTGTGAGTCTTTACGATACAGTACATAA